One segment of Coffea arabica cultivar ET-39 chromosome 7c, Coffea Arabica ET-39 HiFi, whole genome shotgun sequence DNA contains the following:
- the LOC113700005 gene encoding metal transporter Nramp7.2-like isoform X2, with product MLAEIAVIAADIPEVIGTAFALNILFRIPIWSGVLLAGLNTLVLLGLQRYGIRLLEGVISILLLVLGGCFFSVMVHARPSVKEIAMGLVIPRLSGGSATRDAVALLGALIMPHNLFLHSALVISRKITRSPDGIRSASRCFLLESSLALLFAFLINVAVIAVSGSVCSYPNISSESKKQCKNITLDSAAFLLKDALGKWSSKLYAISLLASGQSSTVTGTYAGQYIMQGFLDLRMKLWLRNLLTRCIAIAPSLVVCSVGGSAGAGRLIIIASMILSFELPFALIPLLKFTGSAAKMGLHKNSIVVSLCTWLLGLCSIAINIYFLSTSLLGWITNKKMPKAASILSGLLIFPLITLYIALLAYLILKPETASQGSSDFDADSNHHDEAESEPRAEFNHTQRTGEIEIDSITCS from the exons ATGCTTGCTGAGATTGCCGTGATAGCTGCTGATATCCCAGAAG TAATTGGCACAGCTTTTGCACTCAACATTCTCTTCCGGATACCAATATGGTCAGGGGTGTTGCTAGCAGGTCTAAACACTCTTGTTTTGCTTGGTTTGCAGCGCTATGGC ATAAGGTTGCTTGAAGGCGTAATCAGCATACTATTGTTGGTCTTGGGTGGTTGCTTCTTCTCTGTGATGGTGCATGCTAGGCCTAGTGTTAAGGAGATTGCTATGGGGTTGGTTATTCCCAGATTGAGCGGTGGAAGTGCCACAAGAGATGCTGTTGCTCTTTTAGGAGCCTTGATCATGCC gcacaatctttttcttcattcGGCTTTAGTCATCTCCAGAAAGATAACCCGTTCCCCAGATGGTATCAGG AGCGCAAGCAGATGCTTCTTGCTCGAAAGCAGTTTAGCTCTCTTATTTGCATTCCTGATAAATGTTGCAGTTATAGCTGTTAGTGGTAGCGTTTGCTCATATCCAAATATCTCCtcagagagcaagaaacaatgcAAAAATATCACTCTTGACTCCGCTGCTTTTCTGCTTAAG GACGCTTTAGGCAAGTGGAGCTCAAAGCTCTATGCTATCTCTTTGCTTGCTTCGGGTCAGAGTTCAACTGTTACAGGAACCTATGCAGGCCAGTATATTATGCAG GGTTTTTTAGATTTGAGAATGAAGCTGTGGCTGCGAAATTTGCTAACAAGATGCATTGCCATAGCTCCAAGCTTGGTGGTCTGCAGTGTAGGCGGATCTGCAGGAGCTGGCAGGCTAATCATCATTGCTTCT ATGATCTTGTCCTTTGAGCTCCCATTTGCACTAATTCCCCTGCTCAAGTTCACAGGCAGTGCGGCAAAAATGGGGCTCCATAAGAATTCTATTGTG GTATCTCTGTGCACTTGGCTCTTGGGACTTTGCTCAATTGCGATCAACATATATTTCTTGAGTACAAGTCTGCTGGGATGGATTACAAACAAGAAGATGCCCAAGGCTGCAAGCATTCTTTCAGGACTTCTAATCTTTCCGCTAATTACACTATACATTGCACTGTTGGCATACTTGATATTGAAGCCAGAAACCGCTTCCCAAGGCTCCTCGGATTTTGATGCAGATTCAAACCACCACGATGAAGCAGAATCTGAGCCAAGAGCAGAATTCAACCATACCCAGAGAACTGGCGAGATTGAAATCGATAGCATTACTTGCAGTTAG
- the LOC113700005 gene encoding metal transporter Nramp7.2-like isoform X1, whose translation MAALVQIKETSSPWKKLLGYIGPGILVSVAYLDPGNLETDLQAGADHKYELLWIVFAGLLFALLIQSRSANLGVATGKHLSEHCKKEYPKSVNICLWMLAEIAVIAADIPEVIGTAFALNILFRIPIWSGVLLAGLNTLVLLGLQRYGIRLLEGVISILLLVLGGCFFSVMVHARPSVKEIAMGLVIPRLSGGSATRDAVALLGALIMPHNLFLHSALVISRKITRSPDGIRSASRCFLLESSLALLFAFLINVAVIAVSGSVCSYPNISSESKKQCKNITLDSAAFLLKDALGKWSSKLYAISLLASGQSSTVTGTYAGQYIMQGFLDLRMKLWLRNLLTRCIAIAPSLVVCSVGGSAGAGRLIIIASMILSFELPFALIPLLKFTGSAAKMGLHKNSIVVSLCTWLLGLCSIAINIYFLSTSLLGWITNKKMPKAASILSGLLIFPLITLYIALLAYLILKPETASQGSSDFDADSNHHDEAESEPRAEFNHTQRTGEIEIDSITCS comes from the exons ATGGCAGCATTAGTTCAAATCAAGGAGACATCATCTCCATGGAAGAAGCTCCTAGGCTATATAGGTCCTGGGATTTTAGTTTCTGTGGCATATCTTGATCCTGGGAATT tGGAGACAGATTTGCAAGCTGGTGCTGACCACAAATACGAG TTGCTATGGATTGTCTTTGCTGGGCTTTTATTCGCGCTTTTGATTCAATCTCGATCAGCAAATCTAGGGGTGGCCACAG GAAAACATTTATCTGAACACTGCAAGAAAGAATATCCAAAATCAGTGAACATTTGTCTCTGGATGCTTGCTGAGATTGCCGTGATAGCTGCTGATATCCCAGAAG TAATTGGCACAGCTTTTGCACTCAACATTCTCTTCCGGATACCAATATGGTCAGGGGTGTTGCTAGCAGGTCTAAACACTCTTGTTTTGCTTGGTTTGCAGCGCTATGGC ATAAGGTTGCTTGAAGGCGTAATCAGCATACTATTGTTGGTCTTGGGTGGTTGCTTCTTCTCTGTGATGGTGCATGCTAGGCCTAGTGTTAAGGAGATTGCTATGGGGTTGGTTATTCCCAGATTGAGCGGTGGAAGTGCCACAAGAGATGCTGTTGCTCTTTTAGGAGCCTTGATCATGCC gcacaatctttttcttcattcGGCTTTAGTCATCTCCAGAAAGATAACCCGTTCCCCAGATGGTATCAGG AGCGCAAGCAGATGCTTCTTGCTCGAAAGCAGTTTAGCTCTCTTATTTGCATTCCTGATAAATGTTGCAGTTATAGCTGTTAGTGGTAGCGTTTGCTCATATCCAAATATCTCCtcagagagcaagaaacaatgcAAAAATATCACTCTTGACTCCGCTGCTTTTCTGCTTAAG GACGCTTTAGGCAAGTGGAGCTCAAAGCTCTATGCTATCTCTTTGCTTGCTTCGGGTCAGAGTTCAACTGTTACAGGAACCTATGCAGGCCAGTATATTATGCAG GGTTTTTTAGATTTGAGAATGAAGCTGTGGCTGCGAAATTTGCTAACAAGATGCATTGCCATAGCTCCAAGCTTGGTGGTCTGCAGTGTAGGCGGATCTGCAGGAGCTGGCAGGCTAATCATCATTGCTTCT ATGATCTTGTCCTTTGAGCTCCCATTTGCACTAATTCCCCTGCTCAAGTTCACAGGCAGTGCGGCAAAAATGGGGCTCCATAAGAATTCTATTGTG GTATCTCTGTGCACTTGGCTCTTGGGACTTTGCTCAATTGCGATCAACATATATTTCTTGAGTACAAGTCTGCTGGGATGGATTACAAACAAGAAGATGCCCAAGGCTGCAAGCATTCTTTCAGGACTTCTAATCTTTCCGCTAATTACACTATACATTGCACTGTTGGCATACTTGATATTGAAGCCAGAAACCGCTTCCCAAGGCTCCTCGGATTTTGATGCAGATTCAAACCACCACGATGAAGCAGAATCTGAGCCAAGAGCAGAATTCAACCATACCCAGAGAACTGGCGAGATTGAAATCGATAGCATTACTTGCAGTTAG